From the Chitinophaga lutea genome, the window TACCAGATGCTGGTACGCGGAGAGGTGATGCGGGGCAAATTCAGGAAGAGTTTTGAACAGCCCGTGCCTTTTGCGCCTAACCAGCCCGAGCAGGTAAAATTCACCTTACCGGACATTGCGCACACGTTCAAAAAAGGCCACCGGCTGATGGTGCAGATACAGAGCAGCTGGTTCCCGCTGGTAGACCGCAATCCGCAGCAATTCACGAATATTTATACGGCAAACGATAAAGATTTTGTTCCGTCCACTATCCGGATTTATCACGATGCAAAGCGGCCGTCGAAACTGATACTGCCTGTTTTGCGTTGATTCCACCACGTTAAAAAATACGCAATATGAAACTTCTGTTTTCTGCAGCCCTGGCGCTGCTGACACAATTGTCCTTCGCGCAGGCCGGTCTTTCCGGCGCCTGGCAGCTGATGCCCGTGGGCAGCGAACCGCAAACCGTGCGCATCATCGAAGACGGGTATTTTATGCAGACCGTCTTCAACCAGCAGGGGAAAGAGTTCGTGAGCACGCTCGGCGGGCGCATCACCGCATCCGGCGGCAACCTCACCGAAGTGATCGAATTCAACACGGCCGACAAAGAGAACATCGGCAGCACCAACACCTGCACGTACAAATTGCAGAACAACCAGCTGACGGTGAGCTGCGCCGGCAAAACCACCACCTGGCAGCGCCTCGATGAAGGGAAGGCACCATTGGCAGGCACCTGGCGCATCACCGCCAGGGAAAACAACGGTAAGATGGACCCCATGCGCCCCGGCCCGCGTAAAACCCTTAAAATCCTTTCCGGCACCCGCTTTCAATGGGCGGCCATCAACACGGAAACCAAGGAGTTTTTCGGCACCGGCGGCGGTACGTACAAGTTTGAGAACGGCCAGTATACCGAAACCATCACCTTCTTTTCGCGCGACAATACGCGGGTGGGCATGAGCCTGAGCTTTAACGGCAAAGTGGACGGCAAACAATGGCACCACAGCGGCAAAAGCTCCAAGGGCGACCCCATCAGCGAAATATGGAGCAGGATTGAATAATGTGCTTATATTGCGGTTCAAATTTTACAACCCGGTATGATCAGAAAATGCCTATTTATCGGCGCTTTAAGCGTACTGACCGCACAAGCGGCCTTCAGCCAGAAAAAACAGACGGCTGCACCTAAACCTTTGCTCCGCACGCAACTGGACTCCGTGAGCTATACCATCGGCAACGACCTCGGGCAAATGCTCAAAGGCCAGGGGCTCGACAGCCTGAACCTGAAACTGCTGTTCAAGGCCATCGAAGACCATTATACCGGCAAAACACCGGTACTCTCCGCCGACCAGGGCACTACCCTGGTGAGGGACTACATCCTGAACAAGAATAAAGTGGAAGGGGAAAAGTTCCTGGCGAAAAACAAAACCAAACCCGGCGTGGTAACGCTGCCCAGCGGCCTGCAGTACCAGGTGCTGAAAACCGGCACCGGTCCCAAACCCACGCTGAACGATAAGGTAAAAGTGCATTATCACGGCATGCTGATCGACGGTACTACATTCGACAGCTCCATCGACCGCGGCGAGCCCATCACACTGCCCGTTACGGGCGTGATCAAAGGCTGGACGGAAGCCCTCCTGCTGATGCCTGTGGGCAGCAAATGGAAACTCTTCATCCCTTCGCAGCTGGCGTACGGCGAAAGAGCCGCCGGCCCGAAAATCAAGCCCAACAGCGCACTGGTGTTTGATGTGGAACTGCTGAGCATCGAAGCGGCCACACCTGCGGAAACGCAGCCTGCCGCTCCCGTGAAAGAATAGTATATATTACAATATTGAAAAGCCGGATGGGAGTGATTCCATCCGGCTTTTTTTATTCGCGCTGCCGCAAACATGTGCTTTCCCCCGTATAACATCACCCGCTGTGAACCTGATCATTGCCACTTCAAATATTCAGCACCGCTACCGCGATGCCTCTTGCGGTTCTTGCACACCATCCACTTTCACATCCTGATGCGAACGCATGCCGAAGATGAAGTGCCTCCCTGTCTAAAAAAGCGGCGGCCCCGTTCACACGAGGCCGCCGCTCTGTATTTTCTTTCATCCGTTATTTGAACACTCTCGGCGCGCGCATTTCCAGCAGCATAAAATCCGCCAGCACCATGGCTGTAACGGCTTCCAGCACTACGGGCACGCGCAGCGCGATGCAGAGATCGTGACGGCCTTTCACGGAAAACTGTTCCACCTGGCCGCTGGCTATATTCAGCGTTTCCTGCACTTTGGGGGTGCTGGAGGTGGGTTTTACCGCGATGCGGAACACCAGCTGGTTGCCGTTGCTGATGCCGCCCACCACGCCGCCGGCGTTGTTGGTGGCGGTTTTTCCGCTTGTATCGATGATCGCGTCGTTGTGTTCCAGCCCTTTCATTTTAGCGGCGGCAAAACCGGCGCCGAATTCGATGCCTTTGATGGCGGGGATGGCAAACACCGCATGCGCGATGTTGGACTCGATGGAATCGAAGAAAGGTTCGCCCAAACCGATGGGCAGCCCGTCTACCGTACATTCCACGACACCGCCTACCGAGTCTTTGGCGGCGATGGCGGCTTCGAGGCCCTGTTCGGGATCAGGGTAACCGCCTACTTCTTTCAGCTCCGCTTTTACCTGGATGCCGCTGCCGAGTATTTTTTTGGCGATCACGCCGGCCGCCACGAGGTTGAGCGTCAACCGGCCGCTGAAGTGGCCGCCGCCGCGGTAGTCTTCAAACCCGCCGTACTTCTGCGTAGCCACAAAATCGGCATGGCCGGGGCGGGGAAACTCCCGCAGTTTGGCGTAATCGGCGCTGCGGGTGTTGTTGTTTTCGAACAGGATGGTGATGGGCGCTCCTGTGGTATGATCGTTGAACACACCGGATTTCAGGAAAGGCAGGTCGTCTTCCTTGCGGGGCGTGGTGCCTTTGGCGCCGGCTTTACGCCGTTCCAGGTCGGGCAGGAAATCTTCCTGCTTTAAGGGAATGCCTGCGGGCACGCCGTCGATATTGACGCCCACGCTTTCGCCGTGGGACTCGCCGAATACATTCACCCTGAATATTCTTCCGAAACTGTTCATGATTGTACTTTTTCTTCTTTAGTGACTGCCGCGCCGAGCGTCGCTATATGATCATAGAATTCCGGGTACGATTTGTTGATCGCTTCGGCGTTCTCCACCGTTACCGGTCCGTCGGCCGTCAGCGCCGCCACGGCGCAGGCCATGGCGATGCGGTGATCGTTATGCGAATGTACGGTAGCGCCTTTGATGCCGGTGCCGCCGTGTACGAACATATCGTCTCCTTCGAGGTTGATGCGGATGCCCATTTTACCGAACTCCTGCTGCAGGGTGAGACCGCGGTCGCTTTCTTTATGCGCCAGGCGGCTTACGCCCTTGATCCGGGTCACGCCCTTGCAGTTGGCGGCCAGGGCCACCAGCGGCGGGAACAGGTCCGGGCAGTCGGTAGCGTCCAGCTCAAACGGCTTCAGTTCCTTTTTGGCGATGATCATGGTGAACACGCCGGGCAGGATTTCGGCGCCGGCTTTTTCGAGCGCTTCCATGATCGCCTTGTCGGACTGTGCGCTTTGGGTATTGAGGTGATGCACTTCCGCCTTGCCGGCTACGGCGGCCGCTACGAGCAGGAATGCCGCGCCGCTCCAGTCGCCTTCCACGGTATATTCCACGGGGCGGTAGGATTGTTTGCTGTCGAAGTGGAACACTTCAAAGTTCTCCTGCCGCACCTTTACGCCGAAATGCTCCATGATCTGCAGCGTGAGGGCGATGTAAGGTTTGCTTTTGAGGTCTTTCACCGTAATGGCGGCTTTATCCGCCACGGCGCCGAAAGCCATGAGCAGGCCGGTGAGGAACTGGGACGACAGGGAGCCGTCGATCGTCACGTTATTGGCCTGCAGCGGTCCCCTGATTTCCAGGGGCAGCTTGCCGTCGCGGCTTTTGATCTGTACGCCCAGCTGGGGCAGTACTTCCTCGAAGAAATGCATGGGGCGGGTCACGAGGCTGCCGTGCCCGTTGATGGTGATGGTCTTTTCAGACAGGGCGGCCACCGGCGTGAACATGCGGATGCCGAGGCCCGATTCGCCGCAATTGATCTCCTCGTGCAGGGGCTGAACGCCATTGCCGGTGATCTCAATCGTTTCTTCTCCCCTTTTCACCACAGCCCCCAGGTTTTCCGCTACTTCGAGCGCGGCCAGGCAGTCGTTGCTCAGCCCCGGGTTATGTATGACGGTTTTCCCTTTCGCGAGCAAGGCCGCTGCCACCGCACGCTGCATCGCACTCTTGGAGGGATTGGCGGTAACGGCGCCTTTGATCACGGAAGGTGAAATTGAAACTCTCATATTGGACGGTTACAGTTCTTTTAAAATTTGTTTCAGCTCGTCGAGCGGGATAGGCTGTGTTTGCGCCTTACCCAGTTCTTCCAGCAGCACAAAGTGAATATGGTCTTTTTCTCGTTTTTTATCCAGCTTGAAGATGTTGAACACCGCGTCTTTGTCCGATTGCATCGTTACCGGTAAACGGTAGTCGTTGATCAAACGGATCAGCCGGTTGGTTTGTTCGGATGGCAGCTTGGTTATTTTTTCGGAGATCTTAGCAGCTGCTACCATCCCGATCGCCACCGCCTGGCCGTGTGCAATGTTTTCCAGCTTTTCTACCGCATGCCCGAGGGTATGACCAAAATTCAGCCAGCGGCGTACACCGCTTTCAAACTCGTCTTCCAGCACAAACTTTGTTTTGATCGCCACCGACCGTTCCACCAGGTATTGCAGCACGCTTACATCCTGCGCGAGGGCCTTGTCTTTATTGTTTTCCAGGTAGGTAAACAATTCCGCATCGTATATGCAGGCATACTTGATGATCTCGGCAAAACCGTTGCACCATTCCGTTGCGGGCATGGTAGACGGCAGGGTGTAGTCGAACAGGATGAACTGCGGCTGGTTGATGGTGCCCAGCATGTTTTTATGCATGCCGTGGCTCACGCCGTTTTTACCGCCGATGGAAGCATCTACCTGCGCCAGCAAGGTGGTGGGCACAAACCCGAAGGGAATGCCGCGCATGTAAATACTGGCTGCAAAGCCGGTGATATCTGTGAGCATACCGCCGCCAATGCCTACCAGCGTGGTTTTGCGGTCTGCCTCCAGTTCTATCAGCCCGTTGATGATCTGGTCGATCACTTCCATGTTCTTGTGATCCTCCCCATCGGGCACTACCAGCTTTTTCCAGCCGGGCAGCAGGTCTGCGTAATGATGGTCCACATTTTCATCCAGCAGCAGGATGGTGCGTTCTTTATTCACGTAATTCCCCAGGTTGGCGAGACTTTCGCCGAGGTAATACGTGGTGGCGGCGTGTTGAAACTGGTGCGTTTGCGTTGTCATATAAGTCTGATACTGAAAAAAGGCTTAGTCGTTCATCACTTTATTCTGGCGGTTGATGGATTCCAGGTGCACGGCATCAAAGTATTTCAGTACGAAATCTTTGGTGAGGCCCAGTTTCTCGCCGGCGCGGATACCACGGTCGAGGATTTCATTCCAGCGGTTGGTTTGCAGGATGGTGATGTTGTTCTCTTTTTTATACTGACCGATTTTTTCAGCGATTTTCATGCGGTTGCCCAGCAGCAGCATGATTTCGTCATCGATGCCGTTGATCTGGTTGCGCAGTTTTTCGAGGGCGGTGTTGAACTCTTTCTGGTCGGTACGTTCGTGCCTCCAGGTGATGTTGCTCAGCAGCTCGCCGAATTTTTCGGGCGTGATCTGTTGTTTGGCATCGCTCCAGGCGTTGTCCGGATCGATGTGTGTTTCCAGCATGAGGCCATCGTAATCGAGGTCGATCGCTTCCTGTGAAACAGCCTGCAGGATGTCGCGGCGGCCGCTGATGTGGCTCGGGTCGCAGATCATCGGTAATTCAGGATGACGGCGTTTCAGTTCGATCGCCAGGTGCCACATGGGGGCGTTGCGGTATTCGGTGTTGCCGTAGCTGGAGAAGCCGCGGTGGATCAACCCTACTTTTTCGATACCGGCTTTCTGGATACGCTCTACCGCACCAATCCACAGTTCCAGGTCGGGGTTGATGGGGTTTTTGATCAGCACGGGAATCTTAACGCCTTTCAGGGCGTCGGCCACATCCTGTACGGAGAACGGGTTTACGGTGGTGCGCGCACCAATCCAGAGGATGTCCACGCCGAAGTGCAGCGCATCTTCCACCTGTTTGGCGGTAGCTACTTCCACAGTAGTGGGCATGCCGGTCAGCTCTTTGGCTTTCTGCAGCCAGGGGAGGCCTTTGGGACCAATCCCTTCGAAGGAGCCCGGACGGGTGCGGGGTTTCCAGATACCGGCGCGCAGCACATCCACTTTACCGGTTTTTGCCAGGGCCAGCGCAGTGGCCAATACCTGTTCTTCGGTTTCTGCAGAGCAGGGTCCGGAGATGATCAGCGGCTTTTTGTCTGAAGCCGGATCGGCGAATTTCGTTTTTGCTAAGATCTGTTCCATTGTAATATGACGTGTTAATAATGTGACTGTTTATTTTAAGATTTTCCTGATTTTATTGCTCTTCTGGATGAGTTTGTAGAACGTTTCGTAATCTTCATCCTGGAGGAGTTTTTTCATCTGCTCGAGCTGGTTGATGTGTTCTTCCAGTACGTCGAGCACGTTGTTGCGGTTGTGCTTGAAAATGGGCACCCAGGTGTCCGGCGAGCTTTTGGCGAGGCGCACGGTGGATTCGAAACCGCCGCTGGCCAGCTCGAAAATGCGGCCCTGCTCCTTTTCCTTTTTCAGCACCGTCAAAGCCAGCGCGAAAGAAGTGATGTGGGAGATGTGCGATACATAGGCGGTGTGCAGGTCGTGCTCCTCCGCGTTCATGTACACGGTGCGCATGCTCAGCTTGTCCACCATCGATTCGATCATTTCCACCGCATCCTCATCGCTGTTCTTCACGTCGCACAGCACCATCGTTTTCTGTGCGAACAGGTTGCGCACGGCCGCATCGGGCCCGGAGTACTCGGTACCGGCCATCGGGTGGGCGGCTACAAAGCGGCCCCGTTTGGAATGACCGGTCACGAGCTGTAATAATTTCTGTTTGGTGGAGCCCACATCCATGATCACATGCTGTGGCCCGACCTTGTCTAAAATGGAGGTAAGGGTCTGGAGGAGCGCATCCACCGGGATGGCCAGGATGATCAGCTGGCTGCGGCTCATGGCATCTTCAAGATTGGAACCTTCGTCGATGATATTCAGTTCCTGCGCTCTTTTCAGGTTCTCTTCGTTGTAATCCACGCCGATGATCCAGTTGGCCACCCCCTTTTCCTTGAGGCTGATGGCCAGCGAACCGCCTATTAATCCTACTCCTACTACTGTTGCAATCATATATTGACCGTTTGGGATACCTGAATGGATTGTTTCACCCGTTCAATCGCTTCTTCAAACACCTGCTCGCTGCGGCAGAGGCTCACACGGATGTACCCTTTGCCGTTTTCGCCGAAAATACCGCCGGGTGTGATGAATACTTTGGCTTTGTACAGCACTTCATCGCTCACGGCAAACCCGTCTGCATATCCTGCGGGGATTTCCGCCCACACAAACATGCCTGTCTGGTTGGTGTCGTATCTGGCGCCGAGCAGGTTGAGCAGCTCGAATACTTTTTTACGGCGGCCGGCGTAAATGCCGTTCAGTTCCGCGTACCATTCCGGCCCCAGTTCCAGTGCGGCCACGGCGGCCATCTGCACGGGCTGGAACATGCCGCTGTCCATATTGCTTTTAAAGCGCAGCACATCGTTGAGGAATTCCGCTTTGCCTACCAGCATCCCTACACGCCAGCCGGCCATGTTGCCGCTTTTGCTCAGGGAGTTCAGTTCGAGGGCCACTTCCATGGCGCCGGGCGTGGCCAGGAGGCTGGCCGGCCGGTCGTTCAGGATGAAGCTGTACGGATTGTCGTGGCACAGCAGGATGTTATGTTTTTTGGCGAAAGCCACCAGTTTTTCGAAAGTATCGGCTTTGGCCTGCGCGCCGGTGGGCATATGCGGGTAGTTGACCCACATGAGCTTCACCTTGCCGAGGTCGCTTTTTTCGAGGGCCTCGAGGTCCGGCTGCCAGCCATTGGCCGCGCTCAGGGCGTACGTCACCGGTGTGGCGCCGCTGAGCTGTACGGCGGAGCGGTAAGTGGGATACCCCGGGTCCGGGATGAGCGCTTCGTCGCCTTCCTGCAGAAAGGTCATGCAGATGTGCATGATACCTTCTTTAGAGCCGATGAGGGGCAGCACTTCTTTCTCAGCATCCAGCGTTACGCCGTAGAAGCGGCCGTACCAACCGGCCATGGCCTGCCGCAGGGCAGGAATGCCTTTGTAGCCCTGGTAAGCATGGGTGCCGGGTTTGGCGGCATGCTCATTCAATGCCGCTACCACGGAAGGGTGCGGAGGAAGGTCGGGACTCCCGATACCGAGGTTGATCACATTCGCACCCCCTTTGTTCATATCGTCGATCTCCCGCAGCTTGCGGGAAAAGTAATACTCTTCGGTGTGTTGTAATCTTTTAGCTACAGTTGGTTGCATGGGTTTATGATTAGTTGTGCGTTTTGCCTTTTTTGTAAATGCCCAGTACCGTCAGATGTTCGGTAAGCGGGGTGATTTTTTTCAGGGCCTGCTGGAAATGAGCCAGGGTGTCAAATTCCATGTCCGCATGAAAATAATAATGCCACTCTTTCGCCGGTATGGGAAAACTCTGGATTTTGCTCAGGTTGATGCCTTCGGCGGCGATTTTGGTGAGCACTTTGGCCAGACTTCCGCTTTCATTGGAAGTCTGGAAATATACGGAAGATTTGTTGGCATCTGCCGGTGCTTCCACACCATTTCTGGAAATGGCCAGAAAACGGGTATAGTTGTTTTTGGCGGTATGGATGTTGGGCGCGATGATATCGAGCTCAAAAATCTCCGCCGCCAGCTGTCCTGCGATGGCCGCGGTGGATTTCAGCTTTTTCTGGCGCACATGTTTGGCGCTGAGGGCGGTATCTTCCGTTTCCACGAGTTTGATGTGGGGGTATTTGGCGAGGAAGTCCATGCACTGCAGCAAAGCCATCGGGTGCGAATGCACTTCGCGGATGTCTTCGATGCTTTGGCCGGGCAGCACCATGAGCTGCTGGTTGATCTGCAGGTACAACTCTCCCGTGATGTGGAGGCCTGAATTTTTGAGCAGGCTGTAATTGGGCAGGATGCTGCCGGCGATGGAGTTTTCGATGGCCATCATGCCGCCGTCCACACCCGCTTCACCGTTTTTGACCTTACGCACGAGCTCCGGGAAAGAAGCGCAGGCTTCAATGGTATTTTGTTTGCCGAAGTACTTCTGTACGGCTATCTGGTGAAAACTTCCTTCAAATCCCTGGATGGCTATGTGCATAAAAATTGAGTTCGTATATGAAAATAAAAAAGGGCCCCGTGAGCCGGGACCCTTCATTTGTTCGTTTTATGATAAACTGTTGTTACAAAGGAGTCCCGTTTTTTTCCCGGTAAAAGAAAAAGTAAAAGAAATACAGGCTAAAGCTCTTTTGTGACATATGATGATTTGTTTATCAGAATTCATTGTAAAAAAGGAAAGGCCCCCTTTTTCAGGAGGCCCGTTATATTTTTAAGCGATTTTAGCAAAAACGAACCTCCTATTCCTGGAACCAGAAAAAGTAACCGTAAAAATAACCGAAGGTGCGTTGTTGCATTGCTTGTTCTGCTTTATTGTTTGATAGAACAAAAGTAAGGCAGGATTCCAATTTTTCAAACAGGGGATGGAAAATATATAATTCTTCCAACAAAACAGCTTTTTACGTAGAATTTATCTAACAACTATCCCCTGATGGCCGGGAATCGATCACCGGAGGGGCCGATTGCCTGCTATAGCAAATATTTTGCGCGGGGCTGGCGGGGAAGCGAGTAAGGGCTTTGGGGTGCAGAGCCGTTTTCAACGAAGCTACAACGAAGCTTCCCTGGGGGATGAACGAAGGATCACCGGAAAGTTGATCCTTCGTTGGAGGTTCGTTGGTCCTTCGTTGAAGGTTCGTTGAACACCCATCAAATGCCCGCCTGGCGTGGGGCGTTTTTCTGATTATTAGGCTGGTGGCAGGTTTGAAGTCGATATTTTGGATTGAACCGGCATTGCGATATAGACAGCCGGGCTGCCTTTAAGGGGAGAGAGCGCCAATAGGGTAACGGCAGTTCGCTGCCGGGGCGGCCGGAAATAAAAAAGGGCCGTTTCATAAGAAACGGCCCCGGATTAATATCCTTGATTGCTTGCCTATAATTAGTGTTTAGCAGAATCAGCAGCAGGAGCGGTAGTTGAGTCTGTAGCCAGAGAATCAACGGGAGCTACAACTGAAGAATCAGCAGGAACTGAAGAATTTACAGAGCTGTCGATTTTAGTGGTGTCGCCGGTGTTAGAGGTAGAAGCGCTGTTACAAGCTGCAACGAAAAGACCGAGTGCGAGAGCCAAGAATGCTACTTTTTTCATTTTAAATGCTTTTAAGGTTTTTGAAATGAGATTTATACTTTATACCCATATCAGCGAAAAGGTAACCCATCGTTTCAGAAAAATTTTTTTTGGTTACTTTGGGTTACAAAAAGGCGTTAATCGTATTAATAAGTGAATAATCTTTTGCAAATAGAACGGGATAAGGAATTGCTGCTGGGCCTGGCGGCAAACGATGACAAATCGTTGGAAACCATCTATTTAGAGAATTTCCCAGCAGTTGCCAGGATGATTTTACAGCATAACGGGTCGGAAGACGACGCGAGGGATGTGTTCCAGGAGGCGATGATCGTGTTGTATGAAAAGGTGCAGGAGGGCAATTTTATCCTTTCCAGCCGGTTAAAAACCTTTTTATATGCCGTTTGCCGGCGGATATGGCTGAAAAAGCTGCAGGCCTCTTCCTTACAGGGCCCCATTTACGAGGAACTGGAGGAAACGGCCGCTGCGGAGGAAGCTCTGGAGGCCGCCGTCGAAAAGGATCAGCAGTTCACCCAGATGGAGGCCGCCATGGCCAGAATGGGCGAGCCCTGCAAAACCATCCTGGAAGATTATTATATACACGGCAGGAACATGCAGGAGATTGCGGAGCGTTTTGGCTATACCAATGCGGAAAATGCCAAAAACCAGAAGTACAAGTGCCTGATGCGGTTGAAAAAGTTATTTTTTGCTTCATAAATAAACAAGTGCCTGAGGAGGCTGTGAAATGAACGATATACATTTAATACAGGAAATAGAGCGCTACCTCGATGGCGAAATGAGTGTCCCGGAAAGGGAGGCTTTCGACGCCCTCCGCCGTAACGACCCGGCTATCGACCGGCAGGTGACCGAGCACCGGTTACTGCTGCAGCAGCTGCGGGCCAACGGCGCGCGGAAAGAGCTGCTCCGCCGCATGGAGGCCATCCATGCCAGAGCGGACGTGCCCGTGGTAGCCAAACCTTCCGCTCCCGTCATCAATATGCGCAGCCGCCGCACCTGGCTCAACCTGGCCGCCGCTGCCTGCATCGCGCTGGTAACTTCGCTGGCCACCATGGCCATCATGCAGAAAGCGGTGAAAAATTCCTCCACCGCCCAGTATGAGGACGTAAGAAGGGTGCTCAGCAATATGCAGCGCTCCCAGAACGCCCTCATCCGCGACATCAAAAGCAACAACAAAGCTCCCCTGAATCCCGGCACCTATGGCGGCACCTGCTTCGCCATTTCCCGGAATGGTTACATGGTCACCAATTACCATGTGATCGCAGGGGCTGACTCCATCTATATCCAGAACAACAAAGGCGAAGCCTTCAAAGCGGTGAGCATTTTTGAAGATGTTTCCAGCGACCTGGCGGTGCTGCGCATTGCAGACTCCACCTTCCGCTCCGCTCCCCTGCCCTACGCCCTCAAACACCAGCCCAGCCGTTCCGGCGAGGAAGTGTTCAGCATGGGCTTCCCCCGCGACGAGATTGTGTACGGCAAAGGATATATCAGCGCACAGACCGGCTTTAACGGCGATACCCTGGCCTACCAGGTATCCATCCCCGTAGACCCCGGCAACAGCGGCGCTCCCCTCCTGGATGCGACCGGCGAAGTAGTCGGCATCATCACCGGTAAACAGGCCTCCTCCGACGGAATTGCCTTCGCGGTAAAAGCGGGCCACCTCAAACGCCTGCTGGATGAACTGCCGAAAGACAAATTCTCCCGGAAAGACATCCGGCAAAAAAGCCAGCTGGTAGGCCTGAACCGCGTAGATCAGCTGAAAAAACTGGAAGATTTCGTGTACATGGTGAAAGTATACAACTGAACGAACGATTAGGAATGAAAAATAAAAGCAGAAGGCCGGAGGTTATACTCCGGCTTTTTCTTTTCCGGGACATCTGAAGGAGGGTATTGGACAGAAGCCCGGCGATACTCCGGGTGTTCCTTTTCAAGGACATCTGAAAGAGAAGACTGGACAGAAACCCGGAGATACTCCGGCTTTTTCTTTTCCGGGATATCTGAAGGAGGGTATTGGACAGAAGCCCGGCGATACTCCGGGGTTTCCTTTCACGACATTTAAAACGGTCATATTAGCCGGGATGCTCCCGGGTTCCGCTTTTCCCCGGACATTTTAAACGGGAATATCGCAGTTGAAGGCTGATCCCTTCCCCTGTTTTTTTAACAGGAATAACATGACAGGAGGCTAACAAGCCGCGGTATCTCCTTCCGGGACAAGGAAAAGGGGAATGCTCCGAGAGCATTCCCCTTTTCCTTTTATTCAGGTAAAACGAAGAATCATTGATCGGGGCGCAGGGTGACGTTCGGATCTTTCCGCCACTGCTTCGCCCTTTCGGAAATCCAGAAAATGAGCGTTTCATTGTTCATGTTCCGCAGCATTTCGTACGGAGGCTGGTATTTCTGCGTGAACCGCAGCAGCGAATCGCCGCTCAGGCCGGTTACCCGGCTGACGAACGATTTGGAATAACGGTAATCGATATAAGCCTGCTTTTCGTGGTCCTCATATAAGCGTTTGAATTTGCGCAGGTCTTTTTCTTTTTTGGAGCCGCGGGTAAAAGGGCTGATCACGATGCCGAACCCGCCGGTGCTTCGTTTGGACGTATCCACCAGCGCGCGGTTGGGCGTTTCGAGGAAAGGCCGGAACTCTTCATACCGCGCGATGGAATCGAGCTGGTAGGGATTCCATTTGCCGG encodes:
- a CDS encoding pyridoxal phosphate-dependent aminotransferase; the encoded protein is MQPTVAKRLQHTEEYYFSRKLREIDDMNKGGANVINLGIGSPDLPPHPSVVAALNEHAAKPGTHAYQGYKGIPALRQAMAGWYGRFYGVTLDAEKEVLPLIGSKEGIMHICMTFLQEGDEALIPDPGYPTYRSAVQLSGATPVTYALSAANGWQPDLEALEKSDLGKVKLMWVNYPHMPTGAQAKADTFEKLVAFAKKHNILLCHDNPYSFILNDRPASLLATPGAMEVALELNSLSKSGNMAGWRVGMLVGKAEFLNDVLRFKSNMDSGMFQPVQMAAVAALELGPEWYAELNGIYAGRRKKVFELLNLLGARYDTNQTGMFVWAEIPAGYADGFAVSDEVLYKAKVFITPGGIFGENGKGYIRVSLCRSEQVFEEAIERVKQSIQVSQTVNI
- a CDS encoding prephenate dehydratase, whose amino-acid sequence is MHIAIQGFEGSFHQIAVQKYFGKQNTIEACASFPELVRKVKNGEAGVDGGMMAIENSIAGSILPNYSLLKNSGLHITGELYLQINQQLMVLPGQSIEDIREVHSHPMALLQCMDFLAKYPHIKLVETEDTALSAKHVRQKKLKSTAAIAGQLAAEIFELDIIAPNIHTAKNNYTRFLAISRNGVEAPADANKSSVYFQTSNESGSLAKVLTKIAAEGINLSKIQSFPIPAKEWHYYFHADMEFDTLAHFQQALKKITPLTEHLTVLGIYKKGKTHN
- a CDS encoding RNA polymerase sigma factor, producing MQIERDKELLLGLAANDDKSLETIYLENFPAVARMILQHNGSEDDARDVFQEAMIVLYEKVQEGNFILSSRLKTFLYAVCRRIWLKKLQASSLQGPIYEELEETAAAEEALEAAVEKDQQFTQMEAAMARMGEPCKTILEDYYIHGRNMQEIAERFGYTNAENAKNQKYKCLMRLKKLFFAS
- a CDS encoding trypsin-like peptidase domain-containing protein, which produces MNDIHLIQEIERYLDGEMSVPEREAFDALRRNDPAIDRQVTEHRLLLQQLRANGARKELLRRMEAIHARADVPVVAKPSAPVINMRSRRTWLNLAAAACIALVTSLATMAIMQKAVKNSSTAQYEDVRRVLSNMQRSQNALIRDIKSNNKAPLNPGTYGGTCFAISRNGYMVTNYHVIAGADSIYIQNNKGEAFKAVSIFEDVSSDLAVLRIADSTFRSAPLPYALKHQPSRSGEEVFSMGFPRDEIVYGKGYISAQTGFNGDTLAYQVSIPVDPGNSGAPLLDATGEVVGIITGKQASSDGIAFAVKAGHLKRLLDELPKDKFSRKDIRQKSQLVGLNRVDQLKKLEDFVYMVKVYN
- a CDS encoding carboxypeptidase-like regulatory domain-containing protein, whose translation is MNFSRLFLVPALACALAGGTFSKARAQFDAPVLVRGQITDTSKKLVLYPATIRNKTSGTRVFSDNGGYYRINARMGDEILISFIGYLPDSFKVVSMAGTEVHDVRMKLRESFLHEVEVSGKWNPYQLDSIARYEEFRPFLETPNRALVDTSKRSTGGFGIVISPFTRGSKKEKDLRKFKRLYEDHEKQAYIDYRYSKSFVSRVTGLSGDSLLRFTQKYQPPYEMLRNMNNETLIFWISERAKQWRKDPNVTLRPDQ